One Dreissena polymorpha isolate Duluth1 chromosome 9, UMN_Dpol_1.0, whole genome shotgun sequence genomic window carries:
- the LOC127845185 gene encoding uncharacterized protein LOC127845185 yields MLSVILVLPDQQELNKTFSKDTLSETLHLYIEGVTDVVMAKLVYCGQVIPRRRETLSALGITGNCRIIIEEADFEDSSDERESEEEQSPEPKQLLHITDISDLERRQSRVFDSLLPAVDITVDRDNIVDDVLTLYRSKPDIIHHRLNVTFEGEEAALDLDGLTREMFSCFFLAMFLKMFSGRTHKLPMVDTRTLFNDTLVIVGKIISHAYVLCNYLPPALSPVVYVLASSGCCSDDLILSSFMSYIPETDQQLVNSLLSQHFDGIHEELVNFISTYGGYEVPKQSVIRQSIVDIAKLNMVVVPFVPIARIKVGLDCYPLLWKGVSESLIVSLLDKFKPTPAKVINLISYKSSDNATMSMLEERIKSYLERFIRSLSKPQLLAFLRFWTSSDTLCIRKLNVEFNSTEGINRRPIANTCDAVLHVSRMYFSAEELAQEFNLHLNDTSARVFDSV; encoded by the exons ATGCTATCAGTAATTTTGGTTCTACCAGATCAACAAGAGCTTAACAAGACATTCTCCAAGGACACGTTATCAGAG ACTCTTCATTTGTATATTGAGGGAGTAACAGATGTGGTTATGGCTAAACTTGTATACTGTGGTCAAGTTATCCCAAGACGACGAGAGACCTTATCTGCTCTGGGCATCACAGGGAACTGTCGCATCATCATTGAAGAAGCAGACTTTGAG GATTCATCTGATGAAAGAGAGTCTGAAGAAGAGCAATCTCCAGAACCAAAGCAGTTACTTCACATTACAG ATATTTCAGACCTGGAGAGACGTCAGTCTAGAGTCTTTGACAGCCTATTACCAGCAGTTGACATCACAGTAGACAGAGACAACATAGTTGATGATGTTCTGACCCTCTACAGAAGCAAACCAGACATTATCCACCACAGGCTTAATGTAACATTCGAAGGGGAAGAAGCAGCTTTAGACCTTGATGGCTTGACTAGGGAGATGTTTTCCTGCTTTTTCCTAGCCATGTTTCTAAAGATGTTTTCTGGCCGTACACACAAGCTTCCGATGGTTGATACACGGACTTTGTTTAATGACACTTTGGTAATTGTTGGCAAAATCATCAGCCATGCATATGTTTTGTGTAATTATTTACCGCCAGCTCTATCACCAGTTGTTTATGTATTGGCAAGTTCGGGGTGCTGTTCTGACGATCTGATACTGTCCTCGTTTATGTCCTACATTCCAGAAACAGACCAACAGTTAGTAAACTCCCTTCTTTCGCAGCATTTTGATGGCATTCATGAAGAGCTGGTAAATTTTATATCTACATATGGAGGTTACGAAGTGCCAAAACAATCTGTTATAAGACAATCTATTGTTGACATTGCCAAGTTAAACATGGTAGTTGTTCCTTTTGTGCCAATTGCTAGAATTAAAGTGGGATTGGACTGTTATCCGCTGTTGTGGAAAGGTGTTAGCGAATCACTTATTGTAAGTTTATTGGACAAATTCAAACCAACACCAGCAAAAGTTATTAACCTGATCAGTTACAAGTCTTCAGACAATGCAACAATGTCCATGTTAGAAGAGAGGATCAAATCCTACTTAGAAAGATTTATCCGTTCGCTTTCAAAGCCACAGCTCCTGGCATTTCTACGTTTCTGGACTTCGAGTGACACACTGTGTATCCGTAAACTTAATGTAGAGTTTAATTCTACCGAAGGAATTAACCGCAGACCAATTGCAAATACTTGTGATGCAGTGCTCCATGTGAGCCGTATGTATTTTTCCGCAGAGGAACTTGCTCAAGAGTTCAACCTCCACCTGAATGACACATCAGCAAGGGTTTTTGACTCAGTGTAG
- the LOC127845587 gene encoding putative serine protease F56F10.1: MFKMASPTTIQLFCLLSCVSHIYGWIPRLINGRPKGGMLGAPKAPKGIKTPAAQWYDEQRLDHFDGANVKVWSQRYFVNDTFYTPGGPIFLMIGGEGPADAIWMVEGTWIQYAQQFGAICVMLEHRYYGESHPVPDLSLSNLRYLNSRQALADLAQFIDFFRMRMKLLNNKLITFGGSYPGSLSAWFRSKYPQYVDGADATSAPIYAQVDFREYLQVVTDALGTTGTQCVEEIRNATQTMYAWWGQPEMRPVLEQKFNLCDKIDHTNTLDLAGFFSNTAGNFENVVQYNKDNRAFEGALGTNITIDTLCEIMTDFTRGDPVQRYADVNSLTLKTYGQTCLDYTYTKMIADMKKTDWNSSASEGGRQWMYQTCAEFGWFQSSDYANQPFGDWFYFPVNFSFIQCMDIYEKEFNGMAIYNNVQDTNRYYGGRDIAVTKVVFPNGSIDPWHAMGVTKDISKDATAIYIEGTAHCANMYPATDQDPQQLIDARVQISKLIGQWLQD; the protein is encoded by the exons ATGTTCAAGATGGCGTCGCCCACTACTATTCAGTTGTTTTGTTTGCTATCATGCGTTAGTCATATTTACGGCTGGATTCCGCGACTTATCAATGGTAGACCTAAAGGAGGGATGTTGGGGGCACCTAAGGCTCCAAAGGGAATCAAAACTCCGGCCGCCCAGTGGTACGACGAGCAAAGATTGGATCATTTCGACGGAGCTAATGTCAAAGTCTGGAGTCAG AGGTATTTCGTGAACGACACGTTTTACACGCCCGGAGGTCCCATATTCCTGATGATAGGTGGCGAGGGCCCGGCAGACGCCATCTGGATGGTGGAAGGCACATGGATACAGTATGCGCAGCAGTTTGGGGCTATCTGCGTCATGCTGGAACATCGCTATTATGGCGAGAGTCATCCCGTACC TGATCTAAGCCTGTCCAATTTGCGCTACCTGAACAGCAGACAGGCGCTTGCAGATCTTGCCCAGTTCATCGACTTCTTCCGGATGCGCATGAAACTGTTAAACAACAAGCTTATCACATTTGGTGGCTCTTATCCAG GCTCTCTATCGGCTTGGTTTCGATCAAAGTACCCCCAGTATGTGGACGGGGCCGACGCCACAAGTGCACCCATATATGCGCAGGTGGACTTTAGAG AGTACCTACAAGTTGTGACGGACGCGCTTGGCACCACTGGCACCCAGTGTGTGGAGGAGATCCGTAACGCCACCCAGACCATGTACGCCTGGTGGGGTCAACCAGAAATGAGGCCGGTACTCGAGCAGAAGTTCAA CCTATGTGACAAGATCGACCATACCAATACTTTAGACCTCGCCGGATTCTTTAGTAACACAGCGGGAAATTTCGAAAATGTCGTTCAGTACAACAAAGACAACAGAGCTTTTGAG GGAGCACTCGGGACCAACATCACGATTGACACCCTCTGCGAGATCATGACGGACTTCACGCGCGGCGATCCCGTGCAGCGATACGCGGACGTGAACAGTCTGACCCTGAAGACGTATGGGCAGACGTGTCTGGACTACACGTACACCAAGATGATTGCTGACATGAAGAAAACAGACTGGAACAGCAGCGCCAGCGAAGGAG GCCGCCAATGGATGTACCAAACTTGTGCAGAGTTCGGATGGTTTCAGTCCTCGGACTACGCCAATCAACCTTTTGGTGACTGGTTCTACTTTCCAGTTAA CTTCTCGTTTATTCAATGTATGGACATCTACGAGAAAGAATTCAATGGCATGGCCATTTACAATAATGTACAGGACACGAATCGGTATTACGGGGGACGTGACATAGCAGTTACCAAGGTGGTTTTCCCGAACGGATCGATCGATCCCTGGCACGCGATGGGAGTCACGAAAGACATTTCCAAGGATGCGACTGCTATTTATATTGAAG GTACTGCCCACTGTGCGAACATGTATCCGGCTACTGATCAAGACCCTCAGCAACTTATCGACGCGCGTGTGCAGATCTCCAAGCTGATTGGTCAGTGGTTGCAGGACTAA